The following proteins are encoded in a genomic region of Channa argus isolate prfri chromosome 3, Channa argus male v1.0, whole genome shotgun sequence:
- the camk2d2 gene encoding calcium/calmodulin-dependent protein kinase type II delta 2 chain isoform X1 produces MALTICTRFTDEYQLFEELGKGAFSVVRRCVKISSGQEYAAKIINTKKLSARDHQKLEREARICRLLKHPNIVRLHDSISEEGFHYLVFDLVTGGELFEDIVAREYYSEADASHCIQQILESVHHCHINGIVHRDLKPENLLLASKLKGAAVKLADFGLAIEVQGDQQAWFGFAGTPGYLSPEVLRKDPYGKPVDMWACGVILYILLVGYPPFWDEDQHRLYQQIKAGAYDFPSPEWDTVTPEAKDLINKMLTINPSKRITAAEALKHPWICQRSTVASMMHRQETVECLKKFNARRKLKGAILTTLLVTRNFSAAKSLLNKKTDGVKVNNKANTVTSPKDTGPAPALEPQTTVIHNPVDGNKESVESANTTIEDEDVKACTNNNKGRKQEIIKVTEQLIESINNGDFEAYAKICDPGLTSFEPEALGNLVEGHDFHRFYFENALSKGNKPVHTILLNPHVHLIGENAACIAYIRLTQYMDSSGMPRTMQSEETRVWHRRDGKWQNIHFHRSGSPSIPSH; encoded by the exons atCATCAGAAGCTGGAGAGAGAGGCGAGGATTTGCCGTTTACTGAAGCACCCCAACATCG TGCGACTTCATGACAGCATATCAGAAGAGGGTTTCCACTATCTTGTGTTTGATCT GGTGACAGGAGGAGAGCTGTTCGAGGACATTGTAGCTAGGGAGTACTACAGTGAGGCTGATgccag CCACTGCATACAGCAGATCCTGGAGAGTGTCCATCACTGCCACATTAATGGGATTGTCCACAGGGATCTGAAG CCTGAGAACCTTCTATTGGCCAGTAAGCTGAAGGGGGCGGCGGTCAAGTTAGCTGACTTTGGGCTGGCTATCGAGGTGCAGGGGGACCAGCAGGCATGGTTTG GGTTTGCGGGCACCCCGGGCTACTTGTCTCCTGAAGTTCTGAGGAAAGACCCATATGGGAAACCAGTGGACATGTGGGCCTGTG GTGTTATTTTGTACATCCTGCTGGTGGGCTACCCTCCCTTCTGGGATGAGGATCAACATCGCCTCTACCAACAAATCAAGGCTGGGGCCTATGAT TTCCCATCCCCAGAGTGGGACACTGTAACTCCAGAGGCCAAAGATCTGATCAACAAGATGCTAACAATCAACCCCAGTAAACGCATCACTGCTGCAGAGGCCCTGAAACACCCCTGGATCTGT CAACGGTCCACTGTAGCTTCCATGATGCACAGGCAGGAGACTGTGGAGTGCCTGAAGAAATTCAATGCCAGGAGGAAACTCAAG GGAGCCATATTGACCACCTTGCTGGTCACAAGAAACTTTTCAG CAGCCAAGAGTTTGCTAAACAAGAAGACAGATGGCGTTAAG GTCAACAACAAAGCCAACACAGTGACCAGTCCTAAAGACACTGGCCCAGCCCCTGCACTG GAACCACAGACAACTGTGATCCACAACCCTGTGGATGGAAACAAG GAGTCCGTTGAGAGTGCCAACACTACCATAGAGGATGAAGATGTTAAGG CCTGCACCAATAACAATAAAG GGCGCAAACAGGAAATTATTAAAGTTACTGAACAGTTGATTGAGTCTATCAACAATGGAGACTTTGAGGCTTACGC GAAGATTTGTGATCCTGGTCTGACTTCTTTTGAACCTGAAGCCTTGGGCAACCTGGTAGAAGGACATGACTTCCATCGATTTTACTTTGAGAACG CACTGTCCAAAGGGAATAAGCCGGTGCACACCATCCTCTTGAACCCACATGTGCATCTAATTGGGGAAAATGCTGCATGTATTGCCTATATTCGACTGACCCAGTATATGGATAGCAGCGGCATGCCCCGCACCATGCAGTCTGAGGAGACTCGTGTGTGGCATCGTCGTGATGGCAAATGGCAGAACATCCACTTCCACCGTTCTGGCTCGCCCAGCATCCCTtcaca TTAA
- the camk2d2 gene encoding calcium/calmodulin-dependent protein kinase type II delta 2 chain isoform X3, with translation MALTICTRFTDEYQLFEELGKGAFSVVRRCVKISSGQEYAAKIINTKKLSARDHQKLEREARICRLLKHPNIVRLHDSISEEGFHYLVFDLVTGGELFEDIVAREYYSEADASHCIQQILESVHHCHINGIVHRDLKPENLLLASKLKGAAVKLADFGLAIEVQGDQQAWFGFAGTPGYLSPEVLRKDPYGKPVDMWACGVILYILLVGYPPFWDEDQHRLYQQIKAGAYDFPSPEWDTVTPEAKDLINKMLTINPSKRITAAEALKHPWICQRSTVASMMHRQETVECLKKFNARRKLKGAILTTLLVTRNFSAKSLLNKKTDGVKVNNKANTVTSPKDTGPAPALEPQTTVIHNPVDGNKESVESANTTIEDEDVKACTNNNKGRKQEIIKVTEQLIESINNGDFEAYAKICDPGLTSFEPEALGNLVEGHDFHRFYFENALSKGNKPVHTILLNPHVHLIGENAACIAYIRLTQYMDSSGMPRTMQSEETRVWHRRDGKWQNIHFHRSGSPSIPSH, from the exons atCATCAGAAGCTGGAGAGAGAGGCGAGGATTTGCCGTTTACTGAAGCACCCCAACATCG TGCGACTTCATGACAGCATATCAGAAGAGGGTTTCCACTATCTTGTGTTTGATCT GGTGACAGGAGGAGAGCTGTTCGAGGACATTGTAGCTAGGGAGTACTACAGTGAGGCTGATgccag CCACTGCATACAGCAGATCCTGGAGAGTGTCCATCACTGCCACATTAATGGGATTGTCCACAGGGATCTGAAG CCTGAGAACCTTCTATTGGCCAGTAAGCTGAAGGGGGCGGCGGTCAAGTTAGCTGACTTTGGGCTGGCTATCGAGGTGCAGGGGGACCAGCAGGCATGGTTTG GGTTTGCGGGCACCCCGGGCTACTTGTCTCCTGAAGTTCTGAGGAAAGACCCATATGGGAAACCAGTGGACATGTGGGCCTGTG GTGTTATTTTGTACATCCTGCTGGTGGGCTACCCTCCCTTCTGGGATGAGGATCAACATCGCCTCTACCAACAAATCAAGGCTGGGGCCTATGAT TTCCCATCCCCAGAGTGGGACACTGTAACTCCAGAGGCCAAAGATCTGATCAACAAGATGCTAACAATCAACCCCAGTAAACGCATCACTGCTGCAGAGGCCCTGAAACACCCCTGGATCTGT CAACGGTCCACTGTAGCTTCCATGATGCACAGGCAGGAGACTGTGGAGTGCCTGAAGAAATTCAATGCCAGGAGGAAACTCAAG GGAGCCATATTGACCACCTTGCTGGTCACAAGAAACTTTTCAG CCAAGAGTTTGCTAAACAAGAAGACAGATGGCGTTAAG GTCAACAACAAAGCCAACACAGTGACCAGTCCTAAAGACACTGGCCCAGCCCCTGCACTG GAACCACAGACAACTGTGATCCACAACCCTGTGGATGGAAACAAG GAGTCCGTTGAGAGTGCCAACACTACCATAGAGGATGAAGATGTTAAGG CCTGCACCAATAACAATAAAG GGCGCAAACAGGAAATTATTAAAGTTACTGAACAGTTGATTGAGTCTATCAACAATGGAGACTTTGAGGCTTACGC GAAGATTTGTGATCCTGGTCTGACTTCTTTTGAACCTGAAGCCTTGGGCAACCTGGTAGAAGGACATGACTTCCATCGATTTTACTTTGAGAACG CACTGTCCAAAGGGAATAAGCCGGTGCACACCATCCTCTTGAACCCACATGTGCATCTAATTGGGGAAAATGCTGCATGTATTGCCTATATTCGACTGACCCAGTATATGGATAGCAGCGGCATGCCCCGCACCATGCAGTCTGAGGAGACTCGTGTGTGGCATCGTCGTGATGGCAAATGGCAGAACATCCACTTCCACCGTTCTGGCTCGCCCAGCATCCCTtcaca TTAA
- the camk2d2 gene encoding calcium/calmodulin-dependent protein kinase type II delta 2 chain isoform X2, with the protein MALTICTRFTDEYQLFEELGKGAFSVVRRCVKISSGQEYAAKIINTKKLSARDHQKLEREARICRLLKHPNIVRLHDSISEEGFHYLVFDLVTGGELFEDIVAREYYSEADASHCIQQILESVHHCHINGIVHRDLKPENLLLASKLKGAAVKLADFGLAIEVQGDQQAWFGFAGTPGYLSPEVLRKDPYGKPVDMWACGVILYILLVGYPPFWDEDQHRLYQQIKAGAYDFPSPEWDTVTPEAKDLINKMLTINPSKRITAAEALKHPWICQRSTVASMMHRQETVECLKKFNARRKLKGAILTTLLVTRNFSAAKSLLNKKTDGVKVNNKANTVTSPKDTGPAPALEPQTTVIHNPVDGNKESVESANTTIEDEDVKACTNNNKGRKQEIIKVTEQLIESINNGDFEAYAKICDPGLTSFEPEALGNLVEGHDFHRFYFENALSKGNKPVHTILLNPHVHLIGENAACIAYIRLTQYMDSSGMPRTMQSEETRVWHRRDGKWQNIHFHRSGSPSIPSQ; encoded by the exons atCATCAGAAGCTGGAGAGAGAGGCGAGGATTTGCCGTTTACTGAAGCACCCCAACATCG TGCGACTTCATGACAGCATATCAGAAGAGGGTTTCCACTATCTTGTGTTTGATCT GGTGACAGGAGGAGAGCTGTTCGAGGACATTGTAGCTAGGGAGTACTACAGTGAGGCTGATgccag CCACTGCATACAGCAGATCCTGGAGAGTGTCCATCACTGCCACATTAATGGGATTGTCCACAGGGATCTGAAG CCTGAGAACCTTCTATTGGCCAGTAAGCTGAAGGGGGCGGCGGTCAAGTTAGCTGACTTTGGGCTGGCTATCGAGGTGCAGGGGGACCAGCAGGCATGGTTTG GGTTTGCGGGCACCCCGGGCTACTTGTCTCCTGAAGTTCTGAGGAAAGACCCATATGGGAAACCAGTGGACATGTGGGCCTGTG GTGTTATTTTGTACATCCTGCTGGTGGGCTACCCTCCCTTCTGGGATGAGGATCAACATCGCCTCTACCAACAAATCAAGGCTGGGGCCTATGAT TTCCCATCCCCAGAGTGGGACACTGTAACTCCAGAGGCCAAAGATCTGATCAACAAGATGCTAACAATCAACCCCAGTAAACGCATCACTGCTGCAGAGGCCCTGAAACACCCCTGGATCTGT CAACGGTCCACTGTAGCTTCCATGATGCACAGGCAGGAGACTGTGGAGTGCCTGAAGAAATTCAATGCCAGGAGGAAACTCAAG GGAGCCATATTGACCACCTTGCTGGTCACAAGAAACTTTTCAG CAGCCAAGAGTTTGCTAAACAAGAAGACAGATGGCGTTAAG GTCAACAACAAAGCCAACACAGTGACCAGTCCTAAAGACACTGGCCCAGCCCCTGCACTG GAACCACAGACAACTGTGATCCACAACCCTGTGGATGGAAACAAG GAGTCCGTTGAGAGTGCCAACACTACCATAGAGGATGAAGATGTTAAGG CCTGCACCAATAACAATAAAG GGCGCAAACAGGAAATTATTAAAGTTACTGAACAGTTGATTGAGTCTATCAACAATGGAGACTTTGAGGCTTACGC GAAGATTTGTGATCCTGGTCTGACTTCTTTTGAACCTGAAGCCTTGGGCAACCTGGTAGAAGGACATGACTTCCATCGATTTTACTTTGAGAACG CACTGTCCAAAGGGAATAAGCCGGTGCACACCATCCTCTTGAACCCACATGTGCATCTAATTGGGGAAAATGCTGCATGTATTGCCTATATTCGACTGACCCAGTATATGGATAGCAGCGGCATGCCCCGCACCATGCAGTCTGAGGAGACTCGTGTGTGGCATCGTCGTGATGGCAAATGGCAGAACATCCACTTCCACCGTTCTGGCTCGCCCAGCATCCCTtcacagtaa
- the camk2d2 gene encoding calcium/calmodulin-dependent protein kinase type II delta 2 chain isoform X7: MKCPPVMGAFSVVRRCVKISSGQEYAAKIINTKKLSARDHQKLEREARICRLLKHPNIVRLHDSISEEGFHYLVFDLVTGGELFEDIVAREYYSEADASHCIQQILESVHHCHINGIVHRDLKPENLLLASKLKGAAVKLADFGLAIEVQGDQQAWFGFAGTPGYLSPEVLRKDPYGKPVDMWACGVILYILLVGYPPFWDEDQHRLYQQIKAGAYDFPSPEWDTVTPEAKDLINKMLTINPSKRITAAEALKHPWICQRSTVASMMHRQETVECLKKFNARRKLKGAILTTLLVTRNFSAAKSLLNKKTDGVKVNNKANTVTSPKDTGPAPALEPQTTVIHNPVDGNKESVESANTTIEDEDVKACTNNNKGRKQEIIKVTEQLIESINNGDFEAYAKICDPGLTSFEPEALGNLVEGHDFHRFYFENALSKGNKPVHTILLNPHVHLIGENAACIAYIRLTQYMDSSGMPRTMQSEETRVWHRRDGKWQNIHFHRSGSPSIPSH; this comes from the exons atCATCAGAAGCTGGAGAGAGAGGCGAGGATTTGCCGTTTACTGAAGCACCCCAACATCG TGCGACTTCATGACAGCATATCAGAAGAGGGTTTCCACTATCTTGTGTTTGATCT GGTGACAGGAGGAGAGCTGTTCGAGGACATTGTAGCTAGGGAGTACTACAGTGAGGCTGATgccag CCACTGCATACAGCAGATCCTGGAGAGTGTCCATCACTGCCACATTAATGGGATTGTCCACAGGGATCTGAAG CCTGAGAACCTTCTATTGGCCAGTAAGCTGAAGGGGGCGGCGGTCAAGTTAGCTGACTTTGGGCTGGCTATCGAGGTGCAGGGGGACCAGCAGGCATGGTTTG GGTTTGCGGGCACCCCGGGCTACTTGTCTCCTGAAGTTCTGAGGAAAGACCCATATGGGAAACCAGTGGACATGTGGGCCTGTG GTGTTATTTTGTACATCCTGCTGGTGGGCTACCCTCCCTTCTGGGATGAGGATCAACATCGCCTCTACCAACAAATCAAGGCTGGGGCCTATGAT TTCCCATCCCCAGAGTGGGACACTGTAACTCCAGAGGCCAAAGATCTGATCAACAAGATGCTAACAATCAACCCCAGTAAACGCATCACTGCTGCAGAGGCCCTGAAACACCCCTGGATCTGT CAACGGTCCACTGTAGCTTCCATGATGCACAGGCAGGAGACTGTGGAGTGCCTGAAGAAATTCAATGCCAGGAGGAAACTCAAG GGAGCCATATTGACCACCTTGCTGGTCACAAGAAACTTTTCAG CAGCCAAGAGTTTGCTAAACAAGAAGACAGATGGCGTTAAG GTCAACAACAAAGCCAACACAGTGACCAGTCCTAAAGACACTGGCCCAGCCCCTGCACTG GAACCACAGACAACTGTGATCCACAACCCTGTGGATGGAAACAAG GAGTCCGTTGAGAGTGCCAACACTACCATAGAGGATGAAGATGTTAAGG CCTGCACCAATAACAATAAAG GGCGCAAACAGGAAATTATTAAAGTTACTGAACAGTTGATTGAGTCTATCAACAATGGAGACTTTGAGGCTTACGC GAAGATTTGTGATCCTGGTCTGACTTCTTTTGAACCTGAAGCCTTGGGCAACCTGGTAGAAGGACATGACTTCCATCGATTTTACTTTGAGAACG CACTGTCCAAAGGGAATAAGCCGGTGCACACCATCCTCTTGAACCCACATGTGCATCTAATTGGGGAAAATGCTGCATGTATTGCCTATATTCGACTGACCCAGTATATGGATAGCAGCGGCATGCCCCGCACCATGCAGTCTGAGGAGACTCGTGTGTGGCATCGTCGTGATGGCAAATGGCAGAACATCCACTTCCACCGTTCTGGCTCGCCCAGCATCCCTtcaca TTAA